A single Cottoperca gobio chromosome 7, fCotGob3.1, whole genome shotgun sequence DNA region contains:
- the gpr61 gene encoding G-protein coupled receptor 61 → MERLVSPSPSWNNSLSGLPILQASLLSNISNGTSPVASLRGGVDLSQSLALCAMLLIDVLAVVGNLAVMIVISKTPQLRKFAFVFHLCLVDLLAALVLMPLGMLSDRILVDEALCRSYLCLSVCLVSAAILTICAINVERYYYIVHPMRHEVKMTVGVVVMVLVGIWIKAVVMSVLPLLGWLLQGNQGVGTPLVLIHGQRHCSLHWPGGRNTRLLFMVFFTFIYFLCPMLIILVVYCNMFKVARVAAMQHGPLPTWMDTPRQRSESISSHSTMGASLGGTGARTTPQRTFSGGKAAVVLVAVGGQFLCCWLPYFSFHLYSASASTSPATLAQLEDVVTWIGYFCFTSNPFFYGFLNRQIREELGRHLTCLFKRAGPIEEEQLPSREASIEENFLQFLQGTGCNLEPCNSHSRASPEETEGLQESAVQQNTPADFHIPGQILEETSEFIQRQQLNNELHVSENCCKTVPEL, encoded by the coding sequence ATGGAGCGTCTTGTCTCACCGAGCCCCTCCTGGAACAATTCTCTCTCCGGCCTCCCCATACTTCAAGCCTCGCTGCTCTCGAATATCTCTAATGGGACCTCGCCCGTCGCAAGCCTCCGAGGTGGGGTAGATCTGAGCCAGTCCTTGGCACTGTGTGCTATGCTCCTCATCGATGTGCTGGCTGTGGTGGGGAACTTGGCCGTGATGATTGTCATCTCTAAAACGCCACAGCTGCGCAAGTTTGCCTTTGTGTTCCACCTGTGTCTAGTGGACCTGCTGGCAGCGCTGGTGTTGATGCCTCTGGGGATGCTGTCAGACCGAATCCTGGTGGACGAGGCGCTGTGTCGGAGTTACCTTTGCTTGAGCGTGTGTCTCGTGAGTGCTGCCATCCTCACCATCTGTGCCATCAATGTGGAGCGCTACTACTACATCGTCCACCCCATGCGTCATGAGGTGAAGATGACAGTGggggtggtggtgatggtgctAGTGGGAATCTGGATTAAAGCCGTTGTCATGTCGGTGCTGCCTCTCCTGGGATGGCTGCTCCAGGGGAACCAGGGTGTGGGGACTCCTTTGGTCCTCATTCACGGTCAGAGACACTGCTCCCTCCACTGGCCGGGAGGCAGGAACACACGGCTGCTCTTCATGGTCTTCTTTACGTTCATCTATTTTCTGTGCCCCATGCTGATCATCCTGGTGGTCTACTGCAACATGTTCAAGGTGGCGCGAGTAGCAGCCATGCAGCACGGCCCCCTTCCCACTTGGATGGACACGCCGCGACAACGGTCCGAGTCCATCAGCAGCCACTCCACCATGGGGGCCAGCCTCGGTGGAACTGGCGCCCGCACCACCCCTCAAAGGACCTTTAGCGGCGGGAAGGCTGCAGTGGTCCTGGTGGCGGTGGGAGGCCAGTtcctctgctgctggctgcCATATTTCTCCTTCCATCTCTACTCGGCTTCGGCGTCTACCTCTCCCGCCACGCTGGCccagctggaggatgtggtcaCATGGATTGGCTATTTTTGCTTCACCTCCAACCCCTTCTTCTACGGCTTCCTGAACCGACAGATTCGCGAGGAGCTGGGCCGCCACCTGACTTGCCTCTTCAAGCGGGCCGGGCCCATTGAAGAGGAGCAGCTGCCCAGCCGTGAGGCCTCTATTGAGGAGAACTTTTTGCAGTTCCTTCAGGGCACTGGATGCAATCTGGAGCCCTGCAACTCTCACAGCAGAGCCAGCCCAGAGGAGACCGAGGGCCTTCAGGAATCAGCTGTTCAGCAGAACACGCCAGCTGATTTCCACATCCCAGGGCAGATCCTTGAGGAAACCTCAGAGTTCATACAGCGGCAACAGCTGAACAATGAGCTACATGTATCAGAGAACTGCTGCAAAACTGTACCCGAGCTGTAG